Proteins from a single region of Desulfobacter postgatei 2ac9:
- a CDS encoding NAD-dependent epimerase/dehydratase family protein, producing MRILITGNMGYIGPILTATLRSSFPDAEIWGFDNGYFAHCLTNAAHFPECIIDHQIFGDMRQFPFEILKDVDAVVHLGAISNDPMGNKYEAVTNAINDQASRAIAREAKAQCVKTFVFASSCSMYGQTTGDARKETDTLNPLTAYARSKVAMEEELKGLSDSDFVVTSLRFATACGMSPRLRLDLVLNDFVAGAITSGEITVLSDGSPWRPLVHVKDMCRAIVWALNRESKGIGPFLAVNIGSDTWNYQVKELAYAVAESVSGTTVSINKNAQPDKRSYKVDFSLFRELAPDHQPQVTLEAAIAELKDGLEAMNFADPNFRQSNLMRLKMLETHIQNGSLNANLQWQI from the coding sequence AACATGGGATATATCGGTCCTATTTTGACTGCAACACTTCGCAGCTCGTTTCCAGATGCCGAAATCTGGGGCTTTGATAACGGCTACTTTGCTCACTGCCTGACCAATGCGGCACATTTCCCTGAGTGCATCATTGATCATCAGATATTTGGCGACATGCGTCAGTTCCCTTTTGAAATCCTGAAGGATGTTGATGCCGTGGTACACCTGGGTGCTATTTCGAATGATCCCATGGGGAACAAATACGAAGCCGTGACCAATGCCATCAATGATCAAGCCAGCAGGGCGATCGCCCGGGAAGCAAAAGCGCAATGTGTGAAAACCTTTGTTTTTGCCTCCAGTTGCAGCATGTACGGACAGACGACCGGGGATGCGCGAAAGGAGACAGATACCTTGAATCCTTTAACCGCCTATGCCCGCTCCAAAGTCGCCATGGAGGAGGAACTAAAGGGCCTGTCAGATAGTGATTTTGTCGTCACTTCCCTTCGGTTTGCCACTGCCTGCGGGATGTCCCCCCGATTGAGGCTCGACCTGGTATTAAACGATTTTGTTGCCGGCGCCATCACCTCCGGAGAAATTACGGTTCTCAGCGACGGTTCCCCCTGGCGGCCATTGGTGCATGTCAAGGATATGTGCCGCGCGATTGTCTGGGCTCTCAACCGGGAATCGAAAGGAATTGGCCCGTTTCTTGCCGTCAACATCGGAAGCGACACATGGAACTACCAAGTTAAAGAACTGGCATACGCAGTCGCCGAATCAGTCTCTGGGACAACCGTGTCTATCAACAAAAACGCACAGCCGGACAAACGATCCTACAAGGTGGATTTTTCCCTTTTTCGGGAACTTGCACCGGACCATCAGCCCCAGGTAACCCTTGAAGCCGCGATTGCAGAATTGAAAGACGGACTTGAGGCGATGAACTTTGCCGACCCCAATTTCAGACAGTCCAATTTAATGCGGTTGAAAATGCTTGAAACCCACATTCAGAACGGTTCCCTGAACGCAAATCTTCAGTGGCAGATTTAA
- a CDS encoding BrnT family toxin, translated as MKINYNFEWNPIKARKNLNKHKVAFDEAATIFQDSKALSIFDPDHSEIEERWITIGFSEKGRVLVVSHTFIEENENSVTIRIISSRKATKKEIKAYGE; from the coding sequence ATGAAAATTAATTACAACTTCGAGTGGAATCCAATAAAGGCTCGTAAGAACCTGAATAAACATAAGGTAGCATTTGATGAAGCGGCAACGATATTTCAAGATTCAAAGGCACTTTCCATATTTGATCCAGACCACAGCGAGATTGAAGAGAGATGGATAACCATAGGTTTTTCAGAGAAAGGGAGAGTGCTTGTTGTGAGTCACACTTTTATTGAAGAAAACGAAAACTCAGTTACGATTAGGATTATTTCAAGCCGAAAAGCAACAAAGAAAGAAATTAAAGCATATGGTGAATGA
- a CDS encoding alginate lyase family protein, which produces MEKAKKITDKRKSFKYPERSTLFAKTIYLLSKYADAEQLKEQFPDTLEKHFAWANAALTNRFVTFGLDVIFGKKVDWHFDLASQKSWPSKFWGDINIRDKSKGGVKFVWEFNRLYFLFSMGLCYKLTQEKKYANHIGKTIRSWNKDNPYPIGVNWTSGIEAGVRLANLVWSLSFLENYDLPENDLKAVNIFVWFHASHLHRYPSKYSSANNHLLAEAFGLFLAGVYFPHLPGAAKWLEHGKRILDAEVGRQILPDGGSFEYSTTYLSFVFDFFLLYRQMCICCGLKYEALIDERLKKSCDFINSIMDEKYNIPNIGDQDSAVLVHFGLSNLENFISILNTGSVLFNEPGMARSSTDLKTWLLTGKDSSFSRDTSPKNEQIALHKPSGLSVIRDHINSKEVLFIGNGTKMGMAPLYAHGHLDALSFTLSVAGKSIFMDTGTYLYHNSGKWREYFRSTAAHNTIRLNKTDLSKQIGDFMFGKPYEITKNTLKKTDSHITWNASHDAYLRKSPFTEIGREVVWRKQDQKFTITDNVNAKSLSPIELFFHFHPDCLVEKENGSVFITRGNIKISLEHDPLFNADLFFGSDDPLFGWYSPEFNKISPCFTIRLQGICSKNFKCTTTIHIHSSEEQ; this is translated from the coding sequence TTGGAAAAAGCAAAAAAAATTACAGACAAACGCAAGTCTTTCAAGTATCCTGAAAGGTCTACTTTGTTTGCAAAAACCATATATCTACTTTCAAAATATGCAGACGCAGAACAACTAAAAGAACAATTCCCTGATACGTTAGAAAAGCATTTTGCCTGGGCTAATGCAGCCCTTACGAATCGATTTGTTACCTTTGGTTTGGATGTGATCTTTGGAAAAAAGGTTGACTGGCATTTTGACCTGGCATCCCAGAAGAGTTGGCCCAGCAAATTCTGGGGAGATATAAATATCAGGGATAAGTCCAAGGGAGGGGTCAAGTTCGTATGGGAATTTAACCGGTTGTATTTTCTATTTTCCATGGGACTCTGTTATAAACTGACCCAGGAAAAAAAATACGCCAATCATATCGGTAAAACAATACGATCCTGGAATAAAGATAACCCCTACCCGATTGGTGTGAATTGGACTAGCGGGATTGAAGCGGGTGTGAGGCTGGCAAATCTGGTATGGTCATTGTCTTTTCTAGAAAATTACGATCTCCCAGAAAATGACCTCAAAGCGGTTAACATATTTGTCTGGTTTCATGCCAGTCATCTGCACAGATACCCATCAAAATATTCCTCGGCTAACAATCATCTCTTGGCTGAGGCTTTCGGCTTGTTTTTGGCCGGAGTTTATTTTCCTCACCTGCCCGGGGCAGCCAAATGGCTTGAGCATGGCAAAAGAATACTGGATGCAGAAGTGGGCCGTCAAATTCTTCCGGATGGTGGCAGTTTTGAATATTCCACCACCTATCTTTCATTTGTTTTTGATTTTTTTCTGCTCTACCGGCAGATGTGTATTTGCTGTGGTCTAAAATACGAGGCCTTGATTGATGAACGTCTTAAAAAATCTTGCGATTTTATAAATTCCATCATGGATGAAAAATATAACATACCCAACATCGGGGATCAGGATAGTGCAGTATTGGTTCATTTCGGCCTTTCAAACCTTGAAAATTTTATTTCAATATTAAACACGGGTTCTGTTCTATTTAACGAACCAGGGATGGCAAGGTCATCTACAGATCTAAAGACATGGCTTTTGACCGGTAAGGATAGTTCTTTTTCCAGAGATACCTCCCCAAAAAACGAACAGATAGCCCTGCACAAGCCCAGCGGTCTCTCTGTCATCCGCGACCATATTAATAGCAAAGAAGTTCTATTCATAGGGAATGGAACAAAAATGGGGATGGCCCCACTCTATGCCCACGGCCATCTGGATGCTTTATCTTTTACCCTGTCCGTGGCAGGGAAATCGATATTTATGGATACAGGGACTTATCTCTACCATAATAGTGGCAAATGGAGGGAATATTTCCGGTCCACAGCAGCGCACAACACCATCCGGCTCAATAAGACCGACTTATCAAAGCAAATCGGAGATTTCATGTTCGGCAAACCCTATGAAATTACGAAAAACACCCTCAAAAAAACAGACAGTCACATAACCTGGAATGCAAGCCACGACGCATATTTAAGAAAATCGCCCTTTACAGAAATTGGGCGTGAAGTTGTATGGCGTAAACAAGATCAAAAATTTACAATTACGGATAATGTTAATGCTAAAAGCCTGTCTCCCATTGAACTTTTTTTCCACTTTCATCCGGATTGCCTTGTTGAAAAAGAGAATGGAAGTGTCTTTATCACAAGGGGCAATATAAAAATCAGTCTTGAGCATGATCCACTGTTCAACGCTGATCTGTTTTTCGGGTCTGATGATCCCCTTTTTGGCTGGTATTCCCCTGAATTTAATAAAATCTCCCCTTGTTTCACCATTCGGCTTCAGGGTATATGTTCCAAAAATTTTAAATGCACGACCACTATTCATATTCATTCTTCAGAAGAACAATAA
- a CDS encoding lipopolysaccharide biosynthesis protein gives MGAFSLLDNYNQNWRTNSNLIYKFSGEERTFLLMGNSVKYIATSIAWSGISKILNTALKFISIPLLLHYFGKESFGLITLAVATNAYMQLLDMGMNYGTVRFFSQWIVAKNYDLLNRVARTNITFYLCLGAINCLVLLMLAWQGNSLFKITSEQFITFRYLLYILAGMSVINWTAFVFNQLLIADEKLPLCIR, from the coding sequence ATGGGTGCTTTCTCCCTGTTGGACAATTACAATCAAAATTGGAGAACTAACAGCAATTTGATATATAAATTCTCGGGGGAGGAGCGCACCTTTTTATTGATGGGAAACTCTGTAAAATATATTGCAACTTCAATTGCCTGGAGTGGCATTTCGAAAATATTGAATACTGCCTTAAAGTTTATTTCAATCCCATTACTGCTACATTACTTCGGCAAGGAATCCTTTGGCTTGATTACATTGGCGGTTGCTACCAATGCCTATATGCAGTTGCTTGATATGGGGATGAATTATGGTACCGTCAGGTTCTTTTCCCAGTGGATTGTCGCAAAAAATTATGACCTGCTAAACAGAGTGGCACGCACAAACATCACCTTTTATCTTTGTCTGGGCGCTATCAATTGTCTGGTTTTATTGATGCTTGCATGGCAGGGAAACAGCCTTTTCAAAATTACCTCCGAACAATTTATTACCTTCAGGTACCTGTTGTACATATTGGCCGGGATGAGTGTTATAAATTGGACAGCCTTTGTGTTTAACCAGCTATTGATTGCCGATGAAAAATTGCCTTTGTGCATCAGATGA
- a CDS encoding NAD-dependent epimerase/dehydratase family protein produces MDTAIVTGATGLVGSAVVRKLLENNIDVLCIGRKEPLIQPRKNLPGTATNLKMDMADILSLEDKIGEIGWVPGFFCVFYHFSWKGLNALTDGSVDDQLKNVTYSANALVSAQKIGCKKFVNAGTIEETFAEKYLDNRWQHETYPSGQNAYAASKLAARDMCVLLGYLNKIDYVHTRLSVPFNPSFTGKGYISSAIRAILAGEAYAAPTNPQLLDLTHIKDVAQAYYLVGQKGKNKANYFIGSGEPKKLSQYFGMAEKKAHAAKSCADAHQPCTDNLLLTAEDFSIDDLKRDTGFVLKKTFDDLVEEMEIK; encoded by the coding sequence ATGGATACAGCAATAGTTACAGGGGCAACTGGGCTTGTTGGCTCTGCGGTCGTCAGGAAGTTGTTGGAAAACAATATAGATGTTCTTTGTATTGGAAGAAAAGAACCTTTAATACAACCCCGGAAAAATCTGCCCGGCACAGCAACGAATCTGAAAATGGATATGGCGGATATTCTTTCTTTGGAAGATAAGATCGGGGAAATAGGCTGGGTTCCGGGTTTTTTTTGTGTTTTTTATCATTTTTCCTGGAAAGGGCTCAACGCTCTAACAGACGGAAGCGTTGACGATCAGCTTAAAAATGTGACATACAGCGCAAACGCCCTTGTCAGTGCTCAAAAAATAGGATGTAAAAAGTTTGTCAACGCGGGAACGATTGAAGAAACTTTCGCAGAAAAATATTTAGATAACCGGTGGCAGCACGAGACCTATCCATCAGGACAAAATGCTTACGCGGCATCCAAGCTGGCCGCTCGTGATATGTGCGTATTGCTGGGTTATCTCAACAAGATAGACTATGTACATACTCGCCTGTCAGTTCCTTTCAATCCAAGTTTTACAGGAAAAGGGTATATCTCTTCTGCCATACGCGCAATTCTGGCAGGAGAAGCCTACGCGGCGCCAACCAATCCCCAATTATTGGATCTGACGCACATCAAAGATGTTGCCCAGGCATATTATCTTGTTGGGCAAAAAGGGAAAAATAAGGCAAACTATTTTATCGGATCAGGCGAGCCAAAGAAACTGAGCCAATATTTTGGGATGGCAGAAAAAAAAGCCCATGCAGCAAAGTCATGCGCTGATGCTCATCAACCATGCACAGATAATCTGCTTTTAACTGCGGAGGATTTCAGCATTGATGATCTGAAAAGAGATACGGGCTTTGTTTTAAAAAAGACATTTGATGATCTTGTGGAAGAAATGGAGATAAAATGA
- a CDS encoding glycosyltransferase family 4 protein — MKKKIAYMNSGFFDTDITVIKELQKYYQVDWFVVNNELRYSNEFFRNYVCGTDIKLHLYKYKRLRDFKLIYIYLKIALLILKNNMEIIFTATYEPYWCFWATLLVKRNRLVMGVHDVLLHSDWKMPRLLKWGRGYLFFWLKHFVLYSQSQKKEFENKYKKDCHLVYMSSKNFGVPTVERPPIENKVRLLFWGNIQRYKGVDLLIDSVEELYHQGYKNFEVSIYGNFRTNLSIDEHYPELCKEKIKTISLYNLQFRYLLNEEIPDLLMSHHFFILPYRDATQSGPMMAAINYSLPIIAPDFGCFSEILEHGTNSILYNSKKEDGLTNSILRALEMNSKEYGQLLKKCDELKTIFSEENIGMNYKKCFDKIIYANSVHEGDVKMD, encoded by the coding sequence ATGAAAAAAAAAATAGCTTATATGAATTCTGGTTTTTTTGATACAGATATTACAGTTATAAAAGAGCTTCAAAAATATTATCAGGTAGATTGGTTTGTGGTGAATAATGAATTGCGGTATTCAAATGAATTTTTTAGAAATTATGTATGTGGTACAGATATTAAATTACACTTATATAAATATAAAAGGCTAAGGGATTTTAAGCTTATTTATATTTATTTAAAAATTGCTTTATTAATTCTTAAGAACAATATGGAGATTATTTTTACGGCTACATATGAACCATACTGGTGCTTCTGGGCTACTTTGTTAGTTAAGAGGAATCGTTTAGTTATGGGCGTTCATGATGTTTTGTTACATTCAGATTGGAAGATGCCAAGATTACTAAAATGGGGACGAGGATATTTGTTTTTTTGGCTTAAACACTTTGTTTTATATTCTCAAAGCCAAAAAAAAGAATTTGAAAATAAATATAAGAAAGATTGCCATTTAGTTTATATGAGTTCGAAAAATTTTGGTGTTCCAACTGTAGAAAGGCCACCAATTGAAAATAAAGTAAGACTTTTGTTTTGGGGGAATATTCAGCGATATAAGGGCGTCGATTTATTGATAGATTCAGTTGAAGAGTTGTATCATCAAGGTTATAAGAATTTTGAAGTTTCCATATATGGAAATTTTAGAACTAACCTATCTATAGATGAACATTATCCAGAACTATGTAAAGAAAAAATTAAAACAATATCACTGTATAATCTACAATTTAGGTATCTCTTAAATGAAGAGATACCTGATTTGTTGATGAGTCATCACTTTTTTATATTACCTTATAGAGATGCAACGCAATCTGGCCCTATGATGGCAGCAATTAATTACTCACTGCCTATTATAGCTCCGGATTTTGGTTGTTTCTCTGAAATACTTGAGCATGGAACAAATAGCATTTTGTACAATAGTAAAAAGGAAGATGGATTAACAAATAGTATTTTAAGAGCATTAGAGATGAATAGCAAAGAATATGGCCAGTTACTTAAAAAGTGCGATGAGCTTAAAACTATATTTTCCGAAGAAAATATAGGTATGAATTATAAAAAATGCTTTGATAAAATAATTTACGCAAATTCCGTGCATGAAGGTGATGTTAAAATGGATTGA
- a CDS encoding NAD-dependent epimerase/dehydratase family protein yields the protein MKKAIVTGATGFIGSVFVKTLIDNQTSVLALGRKSYDKINKDRVALLTGATYVQIDMKDIDALPDQARDAGWTSDEPCVFYNLAWGGVSRLSDMDHAAQLRNISWSVKALMAAKELNCEKFIHIGTMEEAFTHKYLSLDYHENSEYNRHVVYSVAKIASKNFLKMFSEKAGVPLLFANNSHVMGPNDDKDSFLQVTLQKLINGGELIFSTGEQMFDVISVKDCALAYVAIGKKGKPGQNYWVGSGQARPLKEYVKTMASLYPSGQPLRFGEMPYNDISLKKEDFSIESLTRDTGFLPTQKYEDIVHELHSWLMGLANS from the coding sequence ATGAAAAAGGCTATCGTTACAGGCGCAACAGGCTTTATCGGGTCCGTATTTGTAAAAACCCTTATTGATAATCAAACCTCCGTCCTTGCGTTGGGACGAAAAAGTTACGACAAAATTAATAAGGACCGGGTTGCCTTGCTGACGGGAGCAACGTATGTTCAGATAGATATGAAAGATATTGACGCGCTTCCTGATCAAGCAAGGGATGCGGGCTGGACTTCAGATGAACCTTGTGTATTTTATAATCTGGCTTGGGGGGGCGTTTCAAGATTATCTGATATGGATCATGCAGCACAACTGAGAAACATTTCATGGTCCGTAAAGGCCCTTATGGCGGCAAAAGAGTTGAATTGTGAGAAGTTTATCCACATAGGAACAATGGAAGAGGCCTTTACCCATAAATATTTATCGCTGGATTATCATGAAAACAGCGAATACAACAGACATGTCGTCTATTCTGTTGCCAAAATTGCTTCTAAAAATTTTCTTAAAATGTTCTCAGAGAAAGCCGGAGTGCCGCTCCTGTTTGCCAACAATTCCCATGTGATGGGACCGAATGATGATAAGGATTCCTTTCTTCAAGTAACATTGCAAAAGCTTATAAATGGTGGCGAGCTTATTTTTTCCACAGGGGAGCAGATGTTTGACGTGATTTCTGTTAAGGATTGTGCGTTAGCCTATGTAGCTATTGGCAAAAAAGGGAAGCCTGGTCAAAATTATTGGGTTGGTTCCGGGCAAGCTCGCCCGCTGAAGGAGTATGTAAAAACAATGGCCTCTCTTTACCCGTCAGGACAGCCCCTTCGATTTGGCGAGATGCCCTATAATGATATTTCCTTGAAAAAAGAAGATTTTTCAATAGAAAGCCTGACCAGGGATACGGGTTTTCTTCCTACGCAAAAATATGAGGATATTGTGCATGAACTTCATTCGTGGCTGATGGGGTTGGCCAATAGCTGA
- the rfbC gene encoding dTDP-4-dehydrorhamnose 3,5-epimerase: MKFNPTQLDGAYTIDLERLGDERGFFARVFCTEEFSNAGLMGSFVQINNSLTRDKGTLRGMHYQLPPAAEVKVVRCIQGALFDVILDLRPNSSTFGKWFGETLTAENRRMMYVPKGFAHGFITLQENTEAFYLAGAAYAPKQERGIRYNDPRFAIEWPIVPSVISDKDNSWPDFDPKWHGVESLKVFQNTKKEMI, from the coding sequence ATGAAGTTCAACCCGACCCAACTTGATGGGGCCTATACGATTGACCTGGAGCGCCTTGGAGATGAAAGGGGCTTCTTTGCCCGGGTTTTCTGCACAGAAGAATTTTCCAATGCAGGACTGATGGGTTCCTTTGTTCAGATCAACAATTCGCTCACCAGGGATAAAGGAACCTTACGCGGAATGCACTACCAACTGCCGCCGGCCGCAGAAGTCAAAGTGGTTCGCTGCATTCAGGGCGCACTTTTCGATGTTATCCTGGATCTGCGTCCGAATTCTTCAACCTTCGGGAAGTGGTTCGGTGAGACCCTGACCGCCGAAAACCGTCGCATGATGTACGTTCCCAAAGGTTTTGCCCATGGGTTCATTACCCTGCAGGAAAACACCGAGGCGTTCTATCTGGCCGGCGCGGCATATGCGCCAAAGCAGGAACGCGGTATCCGCTACAACGATCCCCGCTTTGCTATTGAATGGCCCATTGTCCCATCGGTGATTTCCGATAAGGACAATAGTTGGCCGGATTTTGATCCCAAGTGGCATGGGGTGGAGTCGTTGAAGGTATTTCAGAACACAAAAAAAGAGATGATATAG
- a CDS encoding glycosyltransferase family 4 protein: MKRIKNKKTVLMIGTHLETKGGISSVVNVYRATTLFEKWNVKYIPTSCDGSFLKKFGTAFRSFLLYTTGGLITRADLVHIHMASRFSFWRKLFFILVAFSMKVPVIIHLHGGEFNIFYDQECSEWKRRIIRYTFERSKNVITLSTFWSNWVRLRFPAADVRVVFNPVLYAKKYIVDIRRVDTILFLGRIGQKKGVFDLIDAILRLVPLHPNLKLLLGGDGAIEETKSRAHKIEVGLHVETLGWIAGDMKNKLLSQSTLYVLPSYNEGLPMSILEAMAAGLPIVSTKVGGIPEAVTDGVEGFLIEPGDVEALAKCIDVLLSDLDLRHRMGAAGRKKIQTVFSADIIVPKIEALYSEITGR; this comes from the coding sequence TTGAAAAGAATAAAAAATAAAAAAACAGTATTAATGATAGGCACCCATCTTGAAACAAAAGGCGGTATATCATCCGTTGTTAATGTTTACAGAGCCACGACGCTTTTTGAAAAATGGAATGTCAAATATATTCCAACCAGTTGTGATGGATCTTTCCTTAAAAAATTTGGCACTGCTTTTCGCTCTTTTTTACTTTACACTACAGGCGGTCTGATTACCCGTGCAGATTTAGTCCATATACATATGGCTTCACGTTTTAGTTTTTGGCGCAAACTTTTTTTCATCCTGGTCGCATTTTCGATGAAAGTGCCCGTCATAATTCACCTGCATGGGGGTGAGTTCAATATTTTTTACGATCAAGAGTGTTCAGAATGGAAAAGAAGAATTATTCGTTACACATTTGAGCGGTCAAAAAATGTTATAACGCTTTCGACTTTTTGGTCTAATTGGGTGAGACTCCGGTTTCCAGCCGCGGATGTAAGAGTCGTTTTCAATCCGGTTCTATATGCCAAAAAATATATTGTTGATATTCGTCGCGTGGACACTATACTTTTCCTTGGCCGTATTGGACAAAAAAAAGGAGTTTTTGACTTAATTGATGCTATTTTACGTCTTGTGCCCCTCCACCCAAACCTTAAGCTGCTGCTGGGTGGGGATGGAGCGATAGAGGAGACAAAATCACGGGCACATAAAATTGAAGTTGGTCTTCATGTTGAAACGTTGGGCTGGATAGCTGGCGATATGAAAAACAAATTGCTCTCTCAATCAACTCTTTACGTACTCCCGTCTTATAATGAAGGCCTTCCCATGAGTATCCTGGAGGCAATGGCAGCAGGATTGCCAATTGTAAGCACAAAAGTTGGTGGGATACCGGAAGCAGTCACCGATGGAGTTGAAGGTTTTTTAATCGAGCCTGGAGATGTAGAAGCACTTGCAAAATGTATTGATGTATTATTATCAGACTTGGATTTACGACATCGAATGGGAGCAGCGGGTAGGAAAAAAATCCAAACCGTTTTTTCTGCTGATATTATCGTGCCGAAAATAGAAGCATTATATTCAGAGATTACTGGAAGATAA
- a CDS encoding phenylacetate--CoA ligase family protein, translated as MNKQILKNIRDNLPEPLKLISAPLFRNKLLKNIQYLRYEEMLEERENLSLDEIQAHQFKELKAILVHACQNVPFYKKLFNDSNFNPYEIKYCDDIDVLPFLTKNIIRQNFDKLISEIKIPGGYYIATTGGSTGEPLKVLLDYDCVFTENAFVNYFRKKLGYQKRNRLVTFRGVEFGERLWKFNPMQNEYIFSPFKISKKTLQIYLSKIERIKPDFLNGYLSALHYFAKLLSNNNLKIMNPIKGIFLISENINKTQRAFLEDFFQIKTSTFYGHSERCIIAEEIQPNEYKFDPYYGYTELIQNKDSSLAIVGTGFLNKTMPLIRYKTDDICRRVGDLFTIDGRRKSTEGLYGVNGEFFSHAAFNFHSEIFKNVTSYQFVQRQKGKADLLIIVNNDFKTHEIDLMKKEIDKKTKGVMEFDIRIVENLILSQRGKFKMFVSNHIDK; from the coding sequence ATGAATAAACAAATTTTAAAGAATATTCGTGATAATCTTCCAGAGCCATTAAAATTAATTTCAGCGCCACTTTTCCGAAACAAGCTACTAAAAAATATTCAATATCTCAGATATGAAGAAATGTTGGAAGAGCGGGAGAATTTAAGCTTGGATGAAATTCAGGCCCATCAATTTAAAGAATTAAAAGCTATTCTAGTACACGCTTGCCAGAACGTCCCATTTTATAAAAAACTTTTCAATGATTCGAATTTCAACCCTTATGAAATTAAATATTGCGATGATATTGATGTGCTTCCTTTTCTTACAAAAAATATTATACGGCAAAATTTTGACAAACTGATTTCTGAAATAAAAATCCCTGGGGGATATTATATCGCCACTACGGGCGGATCAACAGGGGAACCCTTGAAGGTACTATTGGATTATGATTGTGTTTTTACGGAAAATGCCTTTGTTAATTATTTCAGGAAAAAACTCGGGTACCAGAAGAGAAACCGTCTGGTCACTTTTCGAGGTGTCGAATTTGGTGAAAGATTATGGAAATTTAACCCGATGCAGAACGAATACATTTTCTCACCATTCAAAATCTCGAAAAAGACTCTTCAAATATACCTGTCCAAAATCGAAAGGATAAAACCCGATTTCTTAAATGGTTATTTGTCTGCGTTGCATTACTTTGCAAAGCTTTTATCAAATAATAATCTCAAGATTATGAATCCAATTAAAGGCATTTTTCTTATCTCTGAAAATATTAATAAAACCCAGCGAGCTTTTTTAGAGGATTTTTTTCAGATAAAAACAAGTACATTCTATGGCCATAGTGAGCGGTGTATCATCGCAGAAGAAATACAACCCAATGAGTACAAGTTTGATCCCTATTACGGCTATACCGAACTTATTCAGAATAAAGACAGTTCTCTGGCTATTGTTGGCACAGGATTTCTGAACAAAACAATGCCATTGATACGTTACAAAACTGATGACATCTGCCGCAGGGTTGGCGACTTATTTACTATAGATGGTAGACGGAAATCTACAGAGGGGCTATACGGCGTTAATGGAGAATTTTTCAGCCATGCTGCCTTTAATTTTCACAGCGAAATTTTTAAGAATGTGACCAGCTACCAATTTGTACAACGACAAAAAGGAAAGGCTGATCTGCTGATAATAGTAAATAATGATTTTAAAACCCACGAGATTGATCTAATGAAAAAAGAGATCGACAAAAAAACCAAGGGGGTTATGGAATTCGATATTCGAATTGTTGAGAATTTAATTTTATCTCAAAGAGGAAAATTTAAAATGTTTGTCTCAAATCACATCGATAAATAA
- a CDS encoding lipopolysaccharide biosynthesis protein produces the protein DGKLCKIYCNFNCLEWHFENIEYCLKVISIPLLLHYFGKESFGLITLAVATNAYMQLLDMGMNYGTVRFFSQWIVAKNYDLLNRVARTNITFYLCLGAINCLVLLMLAWQGNSLFKITSEQFITFRYLLYILAGMSVINWTAFVFNQLLIADEKIAFVHQMMSVRTLSNFLIVLLTIHFKWSLIQCFLYDSMLNMLIIAPCCLMSKKRGNAPVLRGLGAGNSPWLPDY, from the coding sequence GATGGGAAACTCTGTAAAATATATTGCAACTTCAATTGCCTGGAGTGGCATTTCGAAAATATTGAATACTGCCTTAAAGTTATTTCAATCCCATTACTGCTACATTACTTCGGCAAGGAATCCTTTGGCTTGATTACATTGGCGGTTGCTACCAATGCCTATATGCAGTTGCTTGATATGGGGATGAATTATGGTACCGTCAGGTTCTTTTCCCAGTGGATTGTCGCAAAAAATTATGACCTGCTAAACAGAGTGGCACGCACAAACATCACCTTTTATCTTTGTCTGGGCGCTATCAATTGTCTGGTTTTATTGATGCTTGCATGGCAGGGAAACAGCCTTTTCAAAATTACCTCCGAACAATTTATTACCTTCAGGTACCTGTTGTACATATTGGCCGGGATGAGTGTTATAAATTGGACAGCCTTTGTGTTTAACCAGCTATTGATTGCCGATGAAAAAATTGCCTTTGTGCATCAGATGATGTCCGTCCGCACCCTATCCAATTTTTTGATCGTGTTGCTTACTATTCATTTTAAGTGGTCACTTATCCAATGTTTTTTATACGATTCAATGCTAAATATGCTGATTATTGCTCCCTGTTGCTTGATGAGCAAAAAAAGAGGGAATGCGCCCGTTCTGAGGGGGCTTGGGGCTGGTAACAGCCCCTGGCTACCCGATTATTAA